The Fictibacillus phosphorivorans genomic sequence GATGCAATTATTGCAATATGTTTCGACTATAGCTAATGATGGTTATCGTGTTAAGCCTCAGCTTGTAAAAGAAATTCGTGAGCCTGCATCTGATAAAGAAAGTCATGGTAAACTGTTAAAACGTTTTGAACCGGAAATACTTAATAAGATCGATATCGATCAAAAGCATATTGAGCGTGTGCAACAAGGATTTTGGCAAGTAATGCATGCAACTGGTGGTACAGCTAAAGGCTATTTCGATGACCCGGAAAAATACCATAATCCTGCAGGAAAAACTGGAACGGCTCAGCGCATTATCAGGCATCCTCGTACGGGGAACATTGTAGAAAAGCATAATCTTACGCTTGTAGGTTACGCACCATTCGAGAATCCTGAGATTGCATTTGCCGTAGTGGTTCCAGAAGGTACACCACAAAACGGAAACCAGAAAATCAACAAATATATCGGCCAACGTGCACTCGAAGCGTATTGGAACTTGAAAGAAGAATACGGTGAGAATGCAGCAACAGTTACCGGTAATTTAGAAAAAGATAGTGAAGAGGACTCAGCAGAATGATGCTGAGTTTTTCTTTTTTAGTGTTAAAAGGCTCTTTTCTAAAGGGTTGTTGCTTTTAAATCTTTTTTATTTACGTCTTTGACTGTTGATTGGAGTGAAAGGTGCGAGACTCCTACGGGACAGGCGGGCAAGTGAGACACTTAAATGTGAAACATTCGAATGTGGCTCACCGCCTGCCCCGTGGAAAGCGAGCAGCCTGTAGCGGAAATCAACACTTCCAAGAGCAACAAAGTTTACGAAAACAGCCCTTTTAAAAAACTTATGTACAAAAGAAAAAACCGGCACATGGCCGGTTTTCTCCCTTCACACTATTCATTATTAGCAGAAGCAAGCTGCCCCAACAATAATCAATAGAATAAATAACACTACTACCAATGCGAAAGAATTGCCATAAGAATAACCCATCGATTTTTCCTCCTTTAATTCTTGCAATTGTTAATTCCATATATCCTATGCCTGTTTTCATAATTGAAGTGGGCAGGAGCCTAGATTCCATTAAAATAGGCTGTAAATGTATGTTTGACCATGAAAGTGTCAACGATTTGTAAAGACTGGATACTTGTGAAGAACATATATTCTTTGTTTTAATGAAAGTAGAAAGAAAATACGTGACAGGGAGTCAGCTTATGAAAAAGATACTTATACCGTTCTTATTATTATTCACGATCGTATTCCAACTGCCTTTATCAGCATCTGCTCATTCTGAACTTGAAACTTCTACTCCAGCCGAAGGAGAGAAAGTAACAACAGATCTTGAAGCAGTGGTGTTAACCTTTTCTACGAAGATTGAATCATTAAGTACAATGACGCTAAAAAATGGAGACAAAGAGATTCCTCTTCAAATCAGTATAGAAGATGATCAAATGACTGGCGCGATTACTAATCCACTTGAAAATGGAAACTACACGGTAGCTTATAAGATCATCGGTGCCGATAGTCATGTGATCGAAGGGAACTATTCGTTTTCTGTTGATCGTCCTACACAAGAAGAAGCACCTGAACAAGGAACTACAGATGAAGGTGCACAAGAAAAAGAAGACAATGGTGAAAAAGCATTGAACGACCAAGAAAAAAACGACAAGCCTAATAACCCCACTTATTTTGCTCCGTTAACGATTGGTTTAATAATCGTGATCGCTATTGTGTCATTCTTTGCTTTTAGAAGAAAACGTTAAAGGAAAAGCCTCGAATATATCGGGGCTTTTTTTCGTAGTATAGGAAAGGTAACAAAGTGAAATATTTATCTTGTTTTTAGTAAAGATTATGAGCAAATAGATAGTTTTTTCTAACTATTCTGTTATATGATGTATATTGTCTTTTTATTTTAGAAGGGGGAAGGTGATGGTTTGGATACATTTAAAAGATTAAAAGATTTTTATTGGCCGTATAAAAAATACTTTTACTGGTCGATCTTGACTTTGATTCTAGTGTCTGGAATTACAGTCGTTTATCCGATGGTGTTACAATTTACCATTGATGAAATCATTATTAAAGGGGAATATTCAACCGTACCTTATGTTGCGATAGGCTTTATTCTTTTGATGGTAATCAAAGGGGCAGCTACATACACTCATCAGTTTTATGGAGATCTGTTCGGTATTCGTTCAGTTTATGAACTTCGCGAATCTTTATATGAAAAGCTGCAGTTTCTGCCATTTGATTATTATGACAATGCAAAAACTGGAGATTTAATGTCGAGATTAACCGCAGATGTTGAAGGGTTTCGTTTTTTTCTTTCTTTTGGATTCTCACAGCTTATCAATTTTGTATTAATCATTGGTTTCAGTCTCTCCGTCATGTTCTTCTACTCCGTTCCGTTAGCGCTCATCACACTGTGTATGATGCCATTCCTCGCGATCGTTGTTTACAAGTTTGATAAAGAAGTTCATCCAGCTTTCCGAGGAATTCGTAAGTCTATGGCGAATCTCAATACGAAAGTACAGGAAAATATTAGCGGAATAAATACTGTTAAATCGTTATCACGAGAAGATTTCGAGATTAATAAGTTCGATACGTCTAATGAAGATTATAAATCTCAGTATTTAACAACTTCTCATATTTGGGCTAAATATTTCCCGGTTATGGAATTGATCGGAAATCTTTCTGTCGTCTTGTTACTTGCATATGGAGGTTATCTCGTTATTCAAGGAAACCTGACAGCAGGAGAGCTCGTCGCCTTCTTTAGCCTTGTATGGTACATCATGGGACCCATCATGAACTTAGGGTTTATTATGAATACGTTTTCTCAATCTAAAGCATCAGGAGAACGTCTGTTAGAAGTGCTAGACGAACCACTTGAGATGGAAGGGAAGGATCGTGAACTTGAAACGGTTCGCTTTCAGGGAGAAGTGAAGTTTGAAAATGTCACACATCGTTACAAGAACGAGAAAAAAGAATCACTAAAAGATATTTCGTTTAAAGCAAAACCTGGTCAGACAATTGGATTGATCGGTGCTACGGGTTCTGGAAAAACATCGATTACACAACTTCTATCGCGATTTTATAATCCAGAATCAGGGAAAATCAGAATAGATGGTAAACCACTTGAAGATTACTCATTACGAACGATTCGAAAAAATATCGGTACCGTTCTTCAGGAGTCGTTTTTGTTTTCGTCAACGATTAAAGATAATATCTCATATGGAAATCCGTATGCGGAAATGGATGATATTATCGATGCGGCGAAAAGGGCTCAAGCTCATGACTTCATAATGGAGCTGCCAGATGGTTACGACACGATTCTTGGAGAAAGAGGGCTTGGGCTATCTGGAGGGCAAAAGCAGAGGATCTCAATAGCTAGAGCAATTCTTATTGATCCAACCATTTTAATTCTTGATGATGCGACGAGTGCGGTAGATATGGAAACAGAATTTAGAATTCAGAAAGCACTAAAAGAAGTGATGAGTGACCGAACGACATTTATTATTGCTCATCGCATCTCTTCCTTAAAACATGCTGATGAAATTCTTGTTCTGTCAAATGGGAAAGTGATTGAGAGGGGTACTCATGAAGAACTGATTCATCAAGAATCTGGAGCGTACCGTAAAATTTATGACATTCAATATCAAGACAAAGATAAAGTGTTTCAAATGAACGGGCAGGGGGTGTAGGGAAGATGCAAAAGGGTTTACAGGCGAAGAAGACGCCTCGTTTTAAATATTCTTCAGAGCAAGTAATCGATAAACCGTTTAATTGGGGTCAGATTATTCGATTGTTTCAATACATGAAGCCTTATAGCAAAAACTTGTTGCCAAAAGCGATTATTGCCATGATGGTTTCTACGGCGGTAAGACTTGTAGTTCCTATTTTTATAGGTGTTCTGACGTTTGATCATGCGATTAAGAACAAAGATACAAACCTTCTAGTTACATTAATCTTTGCCATAGTGGGACTCTATCTCTTATCTTGGGGTGCCAATACATTACGGATAAAATGGATGAACTATCTCGGACAATATGTGATCTATGACATACGTCAGCATCTGTTCAAGCATATTCAACGCTTATCTCACCGCTTTTTTGATCAGCGTTCTGCAGGCTCCATTCTTGTTCGTATCATCAACGACGTAAACTCGTTACAAGATTTGTTCACGAACGGCGTCATCAACGTATTGATGGATATCATCCTCTTGTTTGGTATCATCGTCATCATGTTCATCTACAGCCCAGAACTAACACTTGCGATCATGGTCATCTTGCCGCTGATGTTCTTCATCTCAACAAGTCTTCGAAAAAAGATCAGACGCTCTTGGCAAGTGGTACGTATTAAACAAGCTAAGCTTAACTCCCATCTGAATGAAAGTATTCAAGGGATACGAGTGACTAAATCGTACACGCAAGAAAAAGAAAACATGGACTTCTTTAATGGTGTGAACAATGAAACGTATGATAGCTGGAAAACAGCTACACAACAGAACGCATTGTTCAGGCCGTTTGTTGAAATGTCCAATGCGATTGGAACAGTCATTCTATTGTGGTTTGGTTCTTACTTGATACAAGGTGAAGCACTTGATATTGGGGTGTTTGTTACGTTTGCTTTTTATCTGGGTATGTTTTGGGAGCCGATCTCTCGACTCGGTCAAGTTTACAATCAGCTTTTAGTAGGGATGGCTTCTTCTGAAAGGATCTTTGAATTTTTAGATGAAAAACCAAATGTACATGAAAAAGAAAACGCATATTCCTTTTCGACAATTAAAGGGGAAATTGAGTTCAAGAACGTTGAGTTTTCCTACAACGCTGATCGAAAAGCGCTAAAAGGCATCGATTTAACGATTCAAGGTGGTCAGACTGTCGCACTTGTTGGTCATACAGGATCAGGTAAGACGACGATTGCAAACTTAGTCAGCCGATTTTATGACCCAACATCCGGTGCAGTGGAGATCGATGGGAAAGACTTAAAAGATGTTAATCTTGCGAGCCTTCGTGAAAAAGTAAGTGTCGTTCTTCAAGATACTTTCATCTTTTCAGGAACAATCATAGAGAATCTACGCTTTGGAAGACCAGGTGCTTCCGATGAAGAGGTTAAGGATGCAGCAAAAGCAGTCGGAGCACATGCTTTTATCGAAAGACTGTCGAATGGCTATGAAACTGAAGTGGAAGAAAGAGGAAATGTTTTATCAGTCGGTGAAAGACAGCTTCTTTCCTTTGCAAGAGCACTTCTTGCAGATCCTGATATTTTAATTCTTGATGAAGCGACCGCAAGTATCGATACCGAATCTGAACAAAAGATTCAACAAGCTTTAAAGACGCTGTTAAATGGAAGAACAGCAATCATCATTGCCCACCGACTTTCTACGATTAGAGAAGCAGATAATATCGTTGTTCTCGATCATGGTGAGATTATGGAACAAGGAAGTCATGCTGAACTTATGGAGACAGAAGGCATTTATTATCATTTAGTCGTTTCTCAGTTTAAGATGCTTGACGCGATATAAAAAATCGCCTGGGATTATTTTTCCCAGGCGTTTTCGTTTTATTGTAATGCTTTTGAAAGGGTGTTGATGTTTTGATTCATGATGGATAGATAGTCTCGGTCTTTTTTTATGTCGTCTTTTGTGAGAGTCTCTAAGTTATGAAGCGTTAATGTTTCTGCTCCAACTTCTTTTTTGATCATCGCAGCTACTTTGTTATTCACGTTCTCTTCAAATAAAATATAGTTTGTCTTTTCTTTTTTTGCATTTTCAATAATCTTCTCGATCTGATGCTGACTAGGTTCATGTGAGGGTGAAAGACCGCTGATTGCAATCTGTTCTAGTCCATAGCGTTCTGCCCAGTAGCCATAAGCCGCATGAGAGACGATGAACGAATTCTTTGGTGCGTTTTCAACTTTTGTTTTAAACGAAGAATCTAATTCTTTTAAATCGGCTATGAGTGCTTCATGGTTCTTTTTAAAGTCATCTTTTGCATCAGGGTTTAATTTTACAAGTCCGTTATAAATGTTATCTGCAATCTCTTGTGCGAGAACAGGATCAAGCCAAATATGAGGATCTAGCGAACCGTGATCATGATGTTCTTCTTCCTCATGAGCGTGTTCATCTTCATGAGCATGTTCCTCTTCAGTAGCATGATCTTCACCTTCATGCTCTTTTGATTCATGGTAGGAAATTCCTTTAGCACCGTCTATAATAGGCATATCTTCTTCTTTTAATGTATCTGCAACAGAAGATGAGAATTCATCCGATTCAAGTTTGTTGTAAACAAATGCATCCCCTTCAGTCATTTCGACCATCTTTTTTGTAGATGGCTCATAGGTGTGTGCATCAGCTCCAGGAGGTATGATAGAAGATACGTCTACATGCTTTCCACCTATTATTTCAGTGAAATATTGTAATGGATACATGGTGGTGTAGATCTTTAATGTACCTTCTTTTTTATCAGTTGTGCTATTATTACCGCATGCTGCTGTTAAGATCAGCATGAACGTTATACTAAGTAAGCTAATTATTCGCATTTTGCTTTCTCTCCTTTCAAACAATCCTTACTCATTATAAACGTAATGATTACGATTTGTAAAATATTATTTGTTTCTTTAAAAGTTTTTTTACTAGATGTGAAATATATCGTCTAAAATGATTCTCTAAAGGGTAGTGATTTATAAAGCAGATGGACATCCTTTTTGGTATAATAAAGAAGGTGTTTTTTATTTAAGCGTTTAAATAAGCGTGAATCAGGCTTAAAAAGGAGAGCGCGTACTAACATGAATATTGCTTTTTATTTGTTGCCTAAAGATGAAGTGAAGTATTTGAACCCAGAAGCAACGATGAGACAGGCACTTGAAAAGTTATCCTACCACAAGTACACCTCTGTGCCTCTCGTCTCAGAAGAAGGCCGTTACATAGGAACGTTAACAGAAGGCGATCTTTTATGGAAACTTAGAGAAGCCTTCGACAAAGGGTATGATGAAGTATTAAAGACAAAGTTAGTAAATGTACCTCAGCGTATAAATAATATTTCCGTTTCTATTAACTCTAATATGGAAGATCTTATTACTTTGTCTACTGACCAAAATTTTATACCTGTTACAGATGATGACGGCCATTTTATCGGAATTATAAGAAGACGAGACATTATCAAGTATTGTGCAAATTTAATCTGGAATAAGGAAGTTACGAAAGATTAAGGCTGAATGTCTTAATCTTTTTGTACATACAGGAGGATTAATTTAAGTGAAGATACTTGCCGTTGCATGGGGTGGAATCGTTGGAGCTTTGCTTCGTTTCTGGAGTGGGCTGTTTCTTTTTAACCCAGAATCGTCATTTCCATTTCCTACTTTTTTTGTGAACGTGGTAGGAAGTTTTATTCTAGGCTGGTTTGTTATCTATGGTGCGAAAAAGATTAAGAATAACAACATGATATTGGCACTGCAGACAGGTGTAATCGGTTCGTTTACAACGTTTTCTACATTTAACACAGAAATCGTGTTATTGCTCGAGGAGCAGTATTACAAGACGGCCATTTTGTATTTTACGACTAGTGCCATTACTGGTGTAATTGCAATATATCTTGGAATGAAGGTCGGTTCGATCACACGCAGTAAAGCAGGTGCAGAACAATGATTGGACAAACGATAGCAGTAGCTGCAGGTGGAGCGCTTGGTGCAGTGGTTCGTTTCGTAGTGAGTCAAAGAATGAACAGGAATTTCCCATGGGGGACGTTTGCTGTTAACATGGCAGGATCTTTTCTGTTAGGATGGTATGTAGCAGTAGAGGGAGCTAAATTGTTGAGTTCGCTTTATGCGACTGGCTTCTTAGGCGCTCTTACCACGTTTTCTACCTTGCAATTTGAAGCTGTTACTCTATTAAAGAATCAAGCTAAAAAAGGTCTAACGTATTTGTTGCTTACATATATATTAGGGTTATTAGCAGCTTGGACTGGCTTTATTATCGGAATAAAATAAAAAGAATTCTTGAGGCTGTTTTCTAAAAGGTTTTTGCTATTTAATGACTTGTGCACTTCTTATGCAAGTTGACTGAAACGGAAGGTTGCCGACTCCTATGGGACGAGCGGTCAGGTGGAGACTCCTAATGGCGCAAAGCGGCAGTCAGAAAAGTGGAAGTGACTCGTTCAGCCCCGACAAGCAAAAGGGAAATGGGCTTGGAAGGTGCACTTTGCCTTCTTGACCGTTTCCCTTTTGACCTCGAGGGGCTTGTCACTGCAACTAGGCAGGAGGCTCACCGTACGCCCCATGGAAAGCGAGCAAGCTGGAGTGGAAGTCAACTACTTTCATCAATCAGAATCGAATACGTAAACAGCCAATGAAAACATTAAAGGAGATACAATGAAAGATTTAGTGATTTCTTTATTAGAATGGATTATGAGCTTAGGACACCTAGGAATCGCACTTGGTTTGATGGTTGAAGTAATCCCAAGTGAGCTGGTGTTATCTTATGGAGGGTACATGGTGTCCCAGGGGCACTTGAACTTCACATTGAGTGTAATTGCTGGTACGATCGGAGGAACACTTGCACAGCTCTTTTTATATTGGATGGGCTATTATGGAGGTCGTCCGTTTCTTGAGAAATATGGAAAGTATGTGTTAATCTCTAAAAAACAGATTGATTTATCAGAAAGATGGTTCAATAAATATGGAACAGGCGTTATCTTTTTTGCACGTTTTATTCCGGTCGTAAGACATGCAATCAGTATTCCAGCGGGAATCGCGAAAATGTCATTCGCAAAGTTTACACTGTTCACAACATTAGCAGTTATACCTTGGTCCATTTTCTTCATCGAATTAGGTAGCCGCCTAGGCTCTAACTGGGAAGATATAAAAACAATCGCAGCTCCCTATACACGCGGCATCATGATCATAGCAGTTGTAGTCATCTTCTTGTTCATTCTCTATAAAGTGAAGAAGAAATAGTTATTATCTATAAGATCTTACACGCAAAGCCTGGTATTTAATCACCAGGCTTTTTTCCTATTCTTTTTGATAATAAGATAGACAAATTCTACTGAGGGATGTACACAGCATATATATGTCTACCGCAATATGAACGGAAGGAGTGGATAGAAGATGGATACATTTATTAAGAATTATCATGAAACGTACAATGCGGCTAAAGTGAATGAGTTGCTTCTGAGGATTAAAGAACATCAAGGAAAAGAAAATATGGCTGCTAAAGTATCGGAAGCGATGGAAATCTGCGGTTTCACCCCTAAAGATATCGAGCAAGTGCTGAAACAACTGCGTGGGGGGGACAGTCCCTAGACAATTACATTTTCCTCCAGAATGTCCACCTATAGTTGACATTCTGGATAGATGCTACGGTTAATTTTGTACTTAAACCATGAATAGATAAAGCCCTTTCTTAGACGATGACCTCGCATCTGCGTTATACTTCTTGTAAGAGGTGATGGTTATGAATATAACATTAAGCGCTAAGAAGTATATAGAAGAAGTGCTTGAAATGAACAACGCCAATGGAATAAGAGTTTACTTCTCAGGTATGGGCTGAGGCGGTCCTAAGCTTGGCCTGGCTCTGGATGAGCCTGAAAACACAGATATCATTGAAGAGATCAATGGCATACGAGTGGCGTTTGATCCAAGAATTAAGGAACAGACTTCTACATTAAAACTAGACTTTGAAGATTCTAAATATGGATCTGGTCTCGTGATGCTCGGACAAGAAGATTGCTGTTAAAAAAATAAACCGCTAGTGACTTGTTAAAGACACTAGCGGTTTTTCATTGTTTAGATTTTCTGAAACCAGAAGCAATGGCTTCTTTTTCTGTGCAAAACCATTTTTCAGGTTTAGTTATTTTATAATACCGTCCACTTTCAAGATGATAAATTTTATCTCCGGAAGAATTAATATTACCCTTGATTGTGCATTCTTGATTTGTAATATTTTCAGGCTGTTTTGTATCCTCAGAAACATAACCCTCTTCTTGAACATAGTTTTCTACGCTCCAAATGCCCACACCCTTTTTTTGGGCTTGTTTTTGAAGGCGTTCGTACTGATCAACATATTTTGTATTCGGCTCAAATACATACGCTACACGGGCTAACCCTTTCTTTAGCAGGTTTTCCTGCACGCTTTGGCCATCGGCATAAAC encodes the following:
- the crcB gene encoding fluoride efflux transporter CrcB; translated protein: MKILAVAWGGIVGALLRFWSGLFLFNPESSFPFPTFFVNVVGSFILGWFVIYGAKKIKNNNMILALQTGVIGSFTTFSTFNTEIVLLLEEQYYKTAILYFTTSAITGVIAIYLGMKVGSITRSKAGAEQ
- a CDS encoding copper resistance CopC family protein, giving the protein MKKILIPFLLLFTIVFQLPLSASAHSELETSTPAEGEKVTTDLEAVVLTFSTKIESLSTMTLKNGDKEIPLQISIEDDQMTGAITNPLENGNYTVAYKIIGADSHVIEGNYSFSVDRPTQEEAPEQGTTDEGAQEKEDNGEKALNDQEKNDKPNNPTYFAPLTIGLIIVIAIVSFFAFRRKR
- a CDS encoding DedA family protein yields the protein MKDLVISLLEWIMSLGHLGIALGLMVEVIPSELVLSYGGYMVSQGHLNFTLSVIAGTIGGTLAQLFLYWMGYYGGRPFLEKYGKYVLISKKQIDLSERWFNKYGTGVIFFARFIPVVRHAISIPAGIAKMSFAKFTLFTTLAVIPWSIFFIELGSRLGSNWEDIKTIAAPYTRGIMIIAVVVIFLFILYKVKKK
- a CDS encoding CBS domain-containing protein gives rise to the protein MNIAFYLLPKDEVKYLNPEATMRQALEKLSYHKYTSVPLVSEEGRYIGTLTEGDLLWKLREAFDKGYDEVLKTKLVNVPQRINNISVSINSNMEDLITLSTDQNFIPVTDDDGHFIGIIRRRDIIKYCANLIWNKEVTKD
- a CDS encoding fluoride efflux transporter FluC gives rise to the protein MIGQTIAVAAGGALGAVVRFVVSQRMNRNFPWGTFAVNMAGSFLLGWYVAVEGAKLLSSLYATGFLGALTTFSTLQFEAVTLLKNQAKKGLTYLLLTYILGLLAAWTGFIIGIK
- a CDS encoding YjcZ family sporulation protein translates to MGYSYGNSFALVVVLFILLIIVGAACFC
- a CDS encoding ABC transporter ATP-binding protein translates to MDTFKRLKDFYWPYKKYFYWSILTLILVSGITVVYPMVLQFTIDEIIIKGEYSTVPYVAIGFILLMVIKGAATYTHQFYGDLFGIRSVYELRESLYEKLQFLPFDYYDNAKTGDLMSRLTADVEGFRFFLSFGFSQLINFVLIIGFSLSVMFFYSVPLALITLCMMPFLAIVVYKFDKEVHPAFRGIRKSMANLNTKVQENISGINTVKSLSREDFEINKFDTSNEDYKSQYLTTSHIWAKYFPVMELIGNLSVVLLLAYGGYLVIQGNLTAGELVAFFSLVWYIMGPIMNLGFIMNTFSQSKASGERLLEVLDEPLEMEGKDRELETVRFQGEVKFENVTHRYKNEKKESLKDISFKAKPGQTIGLIGATGSGKTSITQLLSRFYNPESGKIRIDGKPLEDYSLRTIRKNIGTVLQESFLFSSTIKDNISYGNPYAEMDDIIDAAKRAQAHDFIMELPDGYDTILGERGLGLSGGQKQRISIARAILIDPTILILDDATSAVDMETEFRIQKALKEVMSDRTTFIIAHRISSLKHADEILVLSNGKVIERGTHEELIHQESGAYRKIYDIQYQDKDKVFQMNGQGV
- a CDS encoding thermonuclease family protein; translated protein: MFKSKLLVSFFSALLLISGCSYLNSSDDKRIPVKVEKVVDGDTIKVRVDGKLETVRFLLVDTPESVHPSKPVQPFSKEASTYTLRMLEDANVELELGIGERDKYGRLLAYVYADGQSVQENLLKKGLARVAYVFEPNTKYVDQYERLQKQAQKKGVGIWSVENYVQEEGYVSEDTKQPENITNQECTIKGNINSSGDKIYHLESGRYYKITKPEKWFCTEKEAIASGFRKSKQ
- a CDS encoding metal ABC transporter solute-binding protein, Zn/Mn family, encoding MRIISLLSITFMLILTAACGNNSTTDKKEGTLKIYTTMYPLQYFTEIIGGKHVDVSSIIPPGADAHTYEPSTKKMVEMTEGDAFVYNKLESDEFSSSVADTLKEEDMPIIDGAKGISYHESKEHEGEDHATEEEHAHEDEHAHEEEEHHDHGSLDPHIWLDPVLAQEIADNIYNGLVKLNPDAKDDFKKNHEALIADLKELDSSFKTKVENAPKNSFIVSHAAYGYWAERYGLEQIAISGLSPSHEPSQHQIEKIIENAKKEKTNYILFEENVNNKVAAMIKKEVGAETLTLHNLETLTKDDIKKDRDYLSIMNQNINTLSKALQ
- a CDS encoding ABC transporter ATP-binding protein; translation: MQKGLQAKKTPRFKYSSEQVIDKPFNWGQIIRLFQYMKPYSKNLLPKAIIAMMVSTAVRLVVPIFIGVLTFDHAIKNKDTNLLVTLIFAIVGLYLLSWGANTLRIKWMNYLGQYVIYDIRQHLFKHIQRLSHRFFDQRSAGSILVRIINDVNSLQDLFTNGVINVLMDIILLFGIIVIMFIYSPELTLAIMVILPLMFFISTSLRKKIRRSWQVVRIKQAKLNSHLNESIQGIRVTKSYTQEKENMDFFNGVNNETYDSWKTATQQNALFRPFVEMSNAIGTVILLWFGSYLIQGEALDIGVFVTFAFYLGMFWEPISRLGQVYNQLLVGMASSERIFEFLDEKPNVHEKENAYSFSTIKGEIEFKNVEFSYNADRKALKGIDLTIQGGQTVALVGHTGSGKTTIANLVSRFYDPTSGAVEIDGKDLKDVNLASLREKVSVVLQDTFIFSGTIIENLRFGRPGASDEEVKDAAKAVGAHAFIERLSNGYETEVEERGNVLSVGERQLLSFARALLADPDILILDEATASIDTESEQKIQQALKTLLNGRTAIIIAHRLSTIREADNIVVLDHGEIMEQGSHAELMETEGIYYHLVVSQFKMLDAI